aaataaaagaaacGTTAAATAAAGATGGAACAAGTTACTGCAAAGAGTCCAGAGTCCAGTTGACGTCAGTCCAGTTTAGCATTGCCTCAAGTTCCAACTTTTTCATAATAAAGGCTTCTTTATTATTCATGGAGCCTCCGTCGTCATTTACAGCCAGATGTCATTACCAGCTGGAAGTACAGGAGCAGAAATATATAAATCTGCTTTAGTTGGGCTGGAACCCGACTCAAAGTCACATAGGGCCCCATTTAGGTCCTGAGCCACAGGCTGAAAAACATGCAGGTTCTGTACAGAGTCTGTAGGCGGTTAAGCCCGTATGCTGGTCCTCTGTGGGACGTGATTTTCAGTACGTTTTGTATCAAACACAACTGAAACTTAAATATTCATCTTGATATTTTACACACTTTAGTAAGCTGGGTTTACTGTCAAGACCAAAGTGTTTCCTTGTACAGTGGATACggaaaatatgttaaatatgACCAATTAAATAACCGTCTTTGTTTTGCCAAAATATCTGACCATGACCTGGTTATGAGGTTTCAAATTattaaaaccattaaaaaaaaaaaccataaatGTCATGAggaaatttatacttttttttcccaatgaaAGGTGTGATTGTGCCCCATATAGGCAGCTTTAACAGTTTTTTCCCCAGACATCTGAAAAAGTGTAAAACAACCAAAGTTCATGTGCAGTTTGTTTGCTCTGTTCACCTCACATATCCTGAACTTAACAGAAAACCCACAATACAGGataggtcttttttttctttctggcaTGATATAGAACACcaggtttgaatgttttgtttttttcccacacacCTATACTAAGTGCTCTCTTGCGGGGCATAAAAATCAGAGCCAGATATAACTTTGAATTGTGAACTTGAGGATAAACATCATGGAAAAGATCTCCTGCGGTGTGGCCTTTGTGGCTGCAGCCTCCCGGGGAAAGTAGATCTGTAACCTCATCAAAGCCGTCGCTGTGATTTTTCTGTGCCTTTTATCTTTGCGGTTGTGGTCTGCCATCTCATAGTCAGACCCCACCTTTCTGAAGAAACCCAAAAACTCTCCCTGTACAGTAACTGGACTGCtgctaaatatttttttttttggtggaaAAGATGCAcaatcagtgttttttaaaacgCTTTTCACAACCTGCAGGACACAAATACTTAGTCAAAAGCTTTTTAATCAAGCATCACTGCTGATTGTTTTCCAAAAGAAGCTTTTAGATTGATGGGTTCTCCGTCACACAGAATATTAAAACGGCTTTCTATTTTAGTTAAGTTTGGCCGTTAATTACACAAACTGTTTATGTAACAGTCTCTGCTGATGTTCTAACATCTGAGAAATCTCTTCATCATGATTTCTCTGTTTGcttgtttggtttttatttcaagacAAAATAGCTCGTCATTAAAAAGCCTGTGAGCAGTTAAGCTTAAGTGTGATACAGGCCAGTGGATTGAGTGTCCTTAAAATGCAAATGCAACACACTGTACCTTCTGGAAAATGCTGTTTAGGACTGCAGTCAGCTTATGGCTGGAACGTAGGACGTCAATCTAAAAACATCTGTTCTGCTTTGAGGAACaatcaacagtgtgtgtgtgtgtgtgtgtgtgtgtgtgtgtgtgtaatttggGCAAGAACATGCACAGTCATCAGTATGGCCCCTTTAAAGCAGGACTCATTAGGGAAGAGCCGGATGATCTTTTTTTAGATGCTGATTGTGGAATCACACTTTTTTCCTTTCAGTCATTGATCCGTACATGCTGTTCATCCTTCATTCAGCATGCTGAGCAACCTTTAAGTATTCCACTTTTTTCTCCACGAGTCTGTTGTCCACATGTTACAGTCCTTGCTGTTCACACCCTCCTGTACAtacttcaaatgtttgtgtaGCTTAGTTTGAAAGTTTGTCATTGTATTGAAaggatgcttttttttgttttgtaggtAAGTGCATGCGCATGTCGTAGTCTCTGTACATACAGTATGCTTATCTCAGTGTTTAAGTTAAgtgtgtgtcttagtgtgtaTGCTAACACAAGTTTTATGTTatatgagtgtgagtgtgtgtgtgtgtgtgtgtgtgtgtgtgtgtgtgtgtgtgtgtgtgtgtgtgtgtgtgtgtgtgtgtgtgtgtgtgtgtttgtaagtatGTGTGTCTAGAAGTCAATGGAAATCTGCACTTCTATTCTGCAACACATTCAAGCGCTCCTTGGTGCCCTCAGCTGTGGTTtgctcctgctcttcctccctgctgctcttcctccccctccccctcctcctcctcctcctcctcctcctccccctcctccccctcctgctcttcctcccccGTGCTTGtgcctctcccccctctctttctccttgtTAGGCTTCACCGTGATGTCACTGTGGCGGCGGTGGTTGCGAGGAGGGCGGTATCCCAGCGCCCGGCAGTGCTGGCCGATGTTTCCTGGGTGAACCAGCGCCATCACGTCCTCGTACCAGGGCTGGATTCCTGCGCTCTGATAGGACGGGCTGGACCAGGAGGCGAGGAGGCTGTTAGCTGAGGGGCTCCAGACGGCGAGGCGCACAGTGACGGCGGTCCAGTGATAGCCGTGCTCCTCCACCTGGCAGTGGTAGACGCCGCTGTGAGACAGCTCAGCCTGACGAATCAGGACGCCACGCTCGATCACCACCAGCTGGTCACCTGTTAccacctggagagagagagagagggagagacaagaTGAATGCTGGgtacttttactttatttgtctttgtaaTGCCAGTACTCTCACTGATTCATATGATAAACTTGATAGAATATTCATGACTCATTTATATTCTGTGCACCTGGTTAAGTTCTGGACTGTTCTCTCCTGCCTGTTTGTACCAGGTCACAGCAGCATGTCTGGATCGGGGCAGACACTCCAGGTAGGTGCTGTTGCCCTCGACGACCATCATCACCCTCTGCTCCGCCTCCACCTGCAGCCCAGCTGAGTGACATCAAGGACAATATGCAACAGGTTAGACGTCTGACTTttgttgaatgtgtttttaaaacatttattacttaaaacatatttaaggaATGTGGCAGAGAACCCTTTTCTGTTGTGTGCCTCTTTTCTGAACGTATTAATCCTGAGTatgtttcactgtgtttgaCCAATTTCTTCAATTGGTGTCTTCTCTAAACGTTGTCTGTTTTCTGGGATTGAAGGATTGAAGGACTGAAGGATATTGTGTTATCCTTCACAATAAATGACAAACTTGTGATTTATTAATTAAACCGACTTAAATGCTGCTATCTAAATGTATTGAACAAAAGTTACACAATGTACAATTCTTATATAAAATGATGAAGAGCTTTAGGATAAAAACACTGTGTACAGAAATGTAAGATAAGCAAATCTTAagatataaaacatatttgCTGTATACATAAATATTAAGAATGAAACTTATCGTAGTTAAGGCGTTGTCACTGTAAGGGTCATGTGTTTAAGTAATACCCGGCCAAAGGTTCACACAGAGATTGTTTCAGTAAGAAACAAAGCAGTAAGTCACAGTAACAGAACTTCTCACCTCCCTGTCTGACGCACTGAGTTAATGGATCTTCATCCTCCCCTAAGTGACGAGCATTCCTCCTGTCGAGTAAAACACATGAAATCACTGTAATGAcaaaactttgattttaaacCCCGGACCTGTTTTCATAACACTGGGAAAAGTATAACACCCAatattgtgacattttgttttagttAATTAATTACTGCACTTTTCTTTACTATTGAACGTTAGAATATAGGATATTTGGGGCTCTTATGGCCTGACAGTTAAGTCGCGCCTCATGCacagagactatagtcctccaagtgggcggcacAGGTTTAAGTCCGACCTGAGGGTccattccccactctatctCCTGATTTGCAtataatttgaaaaaataaaggaatggagcttgtattgttttaaacCTCATTGTATCTAAAAGTATTTTGACAACCTTCgtttaagtttatttaaaagtgCAAATTGTATCTGATGGTGATCACAGCAGCTCAAGAGAAAATGTCAATACATTACTGTTGGCATATTTCatcaaaatatgtttgttaCACTAAGTAAAGGAGCAAAGTCATCGTCAAGTGGAAAAAATGCATTCAATTCCATCATGAAGATCCGAGTTCAGACGTAACATGAGCCACATTTCAAACTATTAACAAATCTGgtttgatttttgatttaaGAAGATTGATTCCATGTGTTTCTTCCGCTGTTTAACTGAGagaaatattacatttattgtaGGATATCCAACAAAATCACattagttgtgtgtgtgtggttgtaatATGTCCCTACCTGCGCACTGTAGGCATGAAGGGGCTGCAGGCGTGTCCGTCCCAGGTGCAGTAGGGGTCTCTGGCCAGGCAGCACTCGGCGCACGCCTGACCGTACAGCTCACACTGGTACAGCGCCAGCTGGGACACGCCCTCACTGGAGCCCACAAACAACCACTGCTGGAGGAcgaggaaaagagagaggggggatgaaagacagaaaacaatggAATGGAATAGAAGTAGGAAAGAAGACAAGAGTAATAAATGAGGGAGGGCCAAGAAGGGAATAGAGAATTCAGTTTGAACAGAGACACATCGATAATCAACAGCTGAAGCAGAATCCTCTTCACTCTGAGTCACACTGATAACTTCAGTAACAAAGTCATTGCATGGCTTAGgggtatgtgtgtttgagtgtgtgtttttgtatatgtgtgtgtgtgtgagagaaagagagcgggagagagaaagaaagaaagtggtCGTGCTAGCTTTATAGAATattaatgtgtttatgtgtgtgtctcattttGTAGGAAagtgttcaacattttttttcatgaaaccCAGACTATTTTAATAATGCAGAgtataactgtgtgtgtgtgtgtgtgtgtgtgtgtgtgtgtgtgtgtgtgtgtgtgtgtgtgtgtgtgtgtgtgtgtgtgtgtgtgtgtgtgtgtgtgtgtttggcatcTCATCATTATTGCTCTGAGTGAGGTGGGGTAACCATAGCAACTGGTGATGAAGCTGTCCTTGGAGATACAAGGTAGAGAGATGAGTGATAAGTGGATGTTCGTGTccgtgtgtattagtgtgtgtgtgtgtgtgtgtgtgtgtgtgtgtgtgtgtgtgtgtgtgtgtgtgtgtgtgtgtgtgtgtgtgtgtgtgtagaggagTTTGGAAGTTTGAAAGTGAGTTTCCGTCTCTGTCGCTCTTCTGTTACCTTTTTCTTTGAGAGTGTCATGGCTGTCACAGGTGATTTGtgctgtgagaaaaaaagaaaagaaaaaggaaacagtcaCACTCAGGTAGAGAGAGATAGACGGATAGATAGAGAGAAATAGAATTCAAATCAAAGGAAAAAACATAATGATTTTTTATCTGAGTGTCTACAAACCACAAgcattttaaacagtttaagATCATTGAGAGAGACGATGTAATAGTTCGGTAATCAGACATTTTCCTGGTCACACAGACGCCTCACACATCGCGCACTTAATAATAAAGAGCTGAAAAAACAGACTCATGGCCCGACCACTGTCAGACAAAGAACTTTCCACCACATCAGTCAGCGTGAATGCAGACGATTGGAGCCTCCTGTGAACATTCATATTTGGCTGAACTTTGCTTGTCCACCATGGTAATTATGTGCAGCTGTAGCATTTCTGCTAAATGTGTTTAGAATCtcaatatttgaaaaaaagttaattaatTTCACCTGTAATGGTATTcagtacatactgtatgtattggCTTAtggcgggggagggggggggggagctatACCATATAATGTGAGACTTGAACACGCTGGATTGAACGGTTACGTCCATGCACTAACATTTAAGACTCTGCCTTTCCTGTCCTCTTTCTACAgagtcttgtctctgtgttggtCTTTTCTCTTCATTAAATTTGGCATCAGGaactgtttcttttgttttgttttgtttgttaactTGTTTGGTCTTTTTACATATGGATAATAACAAAAAGAAGATCTGCGGTTGGGTATGAGGGGCGATGAGGGGTACCATGGAGGGGGTTGGCTCTGGGTTGTGGTGCTTACTATCAACTTTTCCTGAGGCATCGTGGGGCCCACTGAGCGCTCAATCTTCAAATTAGGGCACCTGTATCTTGTATTTTCTTAAGATTCAATCAAAAGTCCCTCAGTGTTTTTGTAAGTATAAGAAAGGTTTGCATGATTTAAATCATTTCTGACAATTGTTTCAGACTGCCTACGTTATTCTTTGTCCATCATGCTTGCATTAATTTCTGTTGCATGGTCTTGCAGACTCAGAGCAGAGCATGTGCTGCATTACAGAGACAGTTAAGTTATTGTTTGACTTGGTTTAAAGAATCTGAAAGAAAGGGGAATGTCTGGACAACAACATGTGAAGCATTAAGGAAAAGCCACAAGAGttcatttaaaaatctgaaacacATCAACATCCTTTACAGAGTGAATATCTGAAATACAGAGTAATACATGATTCAGATTCATACAGCTCAGATTGAACAATGAGACTCAATGATGTTTTACCTGAAAGACCTGCAGTTGTTCCAGAGTGACCTCCTGACCCTGGCCTTGTTCTCTGGGCAGATGGATGGCCTTCAGCACCAGACCTGAgtctgcagagaagaaaaatgaatgaGGTAATCTTGAGAAAATATCAGATTACAAAATCATCCACTCAACCAAAACAGAAAGACACTTCTCCTACACACACTCTACCTGTGCCGATGAACAAGACATCGTAGGTGCCGTCCACAGCTTCCACCCTGTCAACCAGCAGTTTGCTGAACTTATAGTGAACACCCACTCTCACTAGGAGGGGGCGTTCTCCAAGCGGCAACACATTTTCCTGAAATAGAATAACGGTAATTTAGAAAATGCATTATATCGCACTAATATGAATATTCTTGAGTGCTTGTTAAATCAAGCTGTTCATTACAGATATTGTGTTCTCAGTTTTGGACTGGTGTTCCTTTTGTCAAGACTGatgactgtttacatttttaatctgaaGAATGCAGAGACAAATAGAAAGTTGGCTTGACcccactgtaaaaaaaaaagaggcaccAGTGTCATTTAACGAGATTGGATCAGTTTCACGAAGTGTGATATCATCTGAACCTGCAGCAGTGGATGAGTCCTGCTGAAGAAGATGACGTCGTCAGGATACTCTCTGGTCGAGCTGTAACTTCCGTATGTACTGCTGGGACACTGAAGGAGAGAATTAAGAAAAACGAGAGTAAAGAAAAGGATGAGAATGGTGGTAGCAGCACTTTTCACAgtaaaacacaattaaacagtctagtgttgtagtcaagacaacaataaccaagaccaagacatgcccgagaccagagtgctccgtgacaaaaccaagacatttaaggattgaggcaagaccaagaccaaggctgGACGaaaccgagacaagaccaacaCCATAAATATCCctgaaaaatcatcatgttGTGTGCAGCAGGGCATGTCACTCACTTTGGGAAGGTTGTGGTCGTAACCGAGGTATAGAAATCAAATTACAgtttgaatgaattgaagttattttttccttttagaAAGACAAATTTTCTTTcaaatcacagtaatgacttggaaaaatcagtggtggtcttggctggtcttgatttaaaatctggagtccgcccagtccgAGTAAATATGATTTTTGTTCCTGAGACGAggcagagaccttcaaaaagtggtcttgagacaaAGACCGATTTTAAGTACAACAACCCTAAATTATAAGGTGATTACTAACAAAGGCTTTTGATTTGAAGTAGTCACTTACAGTTCCAGGTCGGGGGTAGGGTATTTTGCCTGTAAACTCTGCCCACTTATACTGAGGTCCCTCCTTATGCAGGAAGTTGCCCTTAAAAGCTCGCACCACATCCTCCATTCGGTAAACGCACACTGCTGAACCGTTCAGGATATCACtgtaaaaagacacaaaaggaAACAAGGTGAAATGTCGTTCATCACAGTCAGATTTATTATAATCTTTCCATTCAGTATTTCTTCAGTGCTCATGAATTAAACATATACTTAGTGTGTCTTTGATCATTTCACTGGGCGAGCTGCGATGGTGTTTAAGCAGTGAGTTAAATGAAAGTGATGGACTGTATGAACTGACTGCAGAGCTATGAGTCATTGTGGCTTTTTTGCAGCTTGAAAGCAGTAATTCACTGAATGTGCTCCAAACTCAAGTCCAGGCTGTATTAATGCTCTGCTCACAGCTCGTCTGTCCCCACCGCAACACATCCCATCCTCTCAGCAAAGAGCAGCAAAGATCATGGTCAAGGTTGTGGTTATGTGTATCTGagcaaaagatgctgaaaatGAAAGTTTAAGGATAACAAAAAGTTGTATCAGTAAAGAAGAAATACTTAGAGACCAAGAaccagagaaaagaagaagaacatcgcctactcactgcttatttggatgtcatgtgtCTTTAGATCGCAGTCATTCTTTGTCAATTtatatgcaatgtgaagctatgagttcacaaaagtgtgctaacattagcctgctaacacaacaatgcaagaCACAGTAAATTAAAGCTTGAGCCATGGAAAATGTTGTCCTCTGTTTGCGCTtcatggtgcttaattatggtgtgttctTATTGATAACTGCGTGGTGCGAActcgagtggagaggggttggaggtgtatcactggaggagaggggaggcttcagaatagccgaggtgtggccaaacaccagtctgttttggtttagtgctggtgcttaagggcgacatctactggatcaaaaagtcacacattcttcctttaagatgtTGATTATCTTTAGTTCAGCAATCAAAGTCAAACTCTTCAGTTGCTTTGACCATCTAAACTCCTTTTTACAAATTGTCAGATTCCCTTAAGGTACATCTTTCATCTCAGCAAACATTTAGAAACTTATCTGATGTCTCACACTTTTGGATGAAATTCCAATGCAAATAAAGAAAGGAATGAACTTTGGAATGACAAAGTCAATAAGTCcatacataaacaaaaacctCTGTGTGTGCAATCATAACTTTTGCAGAGAGACAAGTTTCCATTCACATGGAATGACCTTTT
This region of Labrus bergylta chromosome 12, fLabBer1.1, whole genome shotgun sequence genomic DNA includes:
- the sema3h gene encoding sema domain, immunoglobulin domain (Ig), short basic domain, secreted, (semaphorin) 3H isoform X2; translated protein: MRRMYWPVTAVLLAHLGATLTGAWRASQPRLQFTHAELVHNGRLLTLPLVAGDLHSLLPDEDRRRLYVAMKDNLLSTSLDDITQNPRKLFWPASPDRVQECLMAGKDPELECANFLRVLQPFNQTHLYICGTGAFNPRCAFIPTGIFQQSEHQTLSYSQTECGKGKCPYDPIQKTASAVVDGELYAGITSDFMSRDSAFFRSLGNRHVIRTEQYDSTWLQDAQFVRVAPLSETDNPEDDKVYVFFTERAQEAEGAAGKVLYSRVARVCKNDIGGQRSLVNKWSTFQKARMVCSVPGPDGLQTHFDQLQDIFILHGKDKKNPLIYGLFTTSSDILNGSAVCVYRMEDVVRAFKGNFLHKEGPQYKWAEFTGKIPYPRPGTCPSSTYGSYSSTREYPDDVIFFSRTHPLLQENVLPLGERPLLVRVGVHYKFSKLLVDRVEAVDGTYDVLFIGTDSGLVLKAIHLPREQGQGQEVTLEQLQVFQHKSPVTAMTLSKKKWLFVGSSEGVSQLALYQCELYGQACAECCLARDPYCTWDGHACSPFMPTVRRRNARHLGEDEDPLTQCVRQGAGLQVEAEQRVMMVVEGNSTYLECLPRSRHAAVTWYKQAGENSPELNQVVTGDQLVVIERGVLIRQAELSHSGVYHCQVEEHGYHWTAVTVRLAVWSPSANSLLASWSSPSYQSAGIQPWYEDVMALVHPGNIGQHCRALGYRPPRNHRRHSDITVKPNKEKERGERHKHGGGRAGGGGGGGGGGGGGGGGGGGRAAGRKSRSKPQLRAPRSA
- the sema3h gene encoding sema domain, immunoglobulin domain (Ig), short basic domain, secreted, (semaphorin) 3H isoform X1; the encoded protein is MRRMYWPVTAVLLAHLGATLTGAWRASQPRLQFTHAELVHNGRLLTLPLVAGDLHSLLPDEDRRRLYVAMKDNLLSTSLDDITQNPRKLFWPASPDRVQECLMAGKDPELECANFLRVLQPFNQTHLYICGTGAFNPRCAFIPTGIFQQSEHQTLSYSQTECGKGKCPYDPIQKTASAVVDGELYAGITSDFMSRDSAFFRSLGNRHVIRTEQYDSTWLQDAQFVRVAPLSETDNPEDDKVYVFFTERAQEAEGAAGKVLYSRVARVCKNDIGGQRSLVNKWSTFQKARMVCSVPGPDGLQTHFDQLQDIFILHGKDKKNPLIYGLFTTSSDILNGSAVCVYRMEDVVRAFKGNFLHKEGPQYKWAEFTGKIPYPRPGTCPSSTYGSYSSTREYPDDVIFFSRTHPLLQENVLPLGERPLLVRVGVHYKFSKLLVDRVEAVDGTYDVLFIGTDSGLVLKAIHLPREQGQGQEVTLEQLQVFQHKSPVTAMTLSKKKQWLFVGSSEGVSQLALYQCELYGQACAECCLARDPYCTWDGHACSPFMPTVRRRNARHLGEDEDPLTQCVRQGAGLQVEAEQRVMMVVEGNSTYLECLPRSRHAAVTWYKQAGENSPELNQVVTGDQLVVIERGVLIRQAELSHSGVYHCQVEEHGYHWTAVTVRLAVWSPSANSLLASWSSPSYQSAGIQPWYEDVMALVHPGNIGQHCRALGYRPPRNHRRHSDITVKPNKEKERGERHKHGGGRAGGGGGGGGGGGGGGGGGGGRAAGRKSRSKPQLRAPRSA